In Paenibacillus sp. G2S3, a single window of DNA contains:
- a CDS encoding DUF3977 family protein: MKYIECGLGNTWFIRTETELEDGTEFEEKGIVKPIRFRSLYIRIWIGKTVVILDLKQGFKKSKKSYNAFKIIFGITSL; this comes from the coding sequence ATGAAATATATTGAATGTGGTCTCGGCAATACATGGTTTATTAGAACTGAAACGGAGTTAGAGGATGGAACTGAATTTGAAGAAAAAGGAATTGTGAAACCGATAAGGTTCCGTTCGCTATATATTAGGATTTGGATTGGCAAAACCGTAGTTATCCTCGACTTAAAGCAAGGTTTTAAAAAAAGTAAGAAAAGTTATAACGCGTTTAAAATTATTTTTGGTATAACAAGTCTCTAG
- a CDS encoding GNAT family N-acetyltransferase — protein sequence MPPFLIHKYSPLRDKEQIERLLVHNNDLLKIFCQDEGINKDNILVALIKDTLIGFLSFNGFGRKPQATLFVSKEYDIMDVGSKLIEEYEKVLIHNELVEHTVFNVLSSDVELITVLERNDYRIYFTSYIMERMGDPFPSENIVVRNYEENDYFEWDRVCELAFYHMRQRIGMYPSFFYTPVEWEREQFKKNKDNMFVMTVDDTIVAIGKIAGNKISIVAISIEHQSRGYGRAFVKFLVNEIIRKGEDKVNLEVVKGNFAKSLYESLGFEETEIYHNYIKYFRPDTRLSAPPENY from the coding sequence ATGCCCCCTTTTTTAATACACAAATATAGTCCGCTAAGAGATAAGGAGCAAATCGAACGATTGTTAGTTCACAATAATGATCTATTGAAGATTTTTTGTCAGGATGAAGGGATCAACAAAGATAATATTTTGGTTGCCCTTATTAAGGATACACTCATAGGCTTTCTTTCATTTAATGGGTTCGGAAGAAAACCACAAGCGACCCTATTTGTCAGTAAAGAGTATGACATAATGGATGTTGGATCGAAGTTAATAGAAGAATATGAAAAAGTGCTTATACATAATGAATTAGTAGAGCATACAGTATTCAATGTTCTTTCTAGCGATGTTGAATTAATCACCGTCTTGGAAAGAAATGATTATCGCATATACTTTACCTCATATATTATGGAACGAATGGGCGACCCTTTTCCTTCTGAGAATATTGTGGTTAGAAATTATGAGGAGAATGATTACTTTGAATGGGACAGAGTTTGCGAATTAGCTTTCTATCATATGCGTCAACGTATAGGTATGTATCCTTCGTTTTTTTATACACCCGTGGAATGGGAACGGGAACAGTTTAAGAAAAATAAAGACAATATGTTTGTAATGACAGTTGATGATACTATAGTAGCTATAGGAAAAATAGCAGGAAATAAAATAAGTATTGTTGCTATTTCGATAGAACATCAATCACGAGGTTATGGTAGAGCTTTTGTTAAATTTCTTGTTAATGAGATTATTCGCAAGGGCGAGGATAAGGTCAACCTTGAAGTAGTCAAAGGCAATTTTGCAAAATCGTTATATGAAAGCCTTGGATTTGAAGAGACAGAAATCTACCATAACTATATCAAGTATTTTAGACCAGACACTAGACTTAGTGCCCCGCCCGAGAATTATTAA
- a CDS encoding phosphoribulokinase, translating to MDKIFNEIANLISAEAKRVTIGISGHGAAGKTTFAHNLLKLLGHEGVNYINTDPYIIGSHLRKYTLIEYEYNNETHHNKMTACHPAAHNVSALERDIRMMREGLDFYTIDTNYLKSTLIASHNRMNIVEGMSVAFSDPNLFDLKVYLYTDGETELMRRSLRDVSERGTDINDLRKSHEERRIQYELFMHPYHRNFDIVLKNSNEGYILEGGNYESCK from the coding sequence ATGGATAAAATATTTAATGAAATAGCCAATTTGATTAGTGCTGAAGCGAAAAGAGTCACCATTGGGATTTCGGGTCATGGTGCTGCTGGTAAGACAACGTTTGCCCATAATCTTTTAAAGCTTCTGGGTCATGAGGGCGTAAATTATATTAATACTGATCCCTATATTATCGGCTCTCATCTTAGAAAGTACACTTTAATCGAGTATGAGTATAACAATGAAACTCATCATAATAAAATGACAGCTTGTCATCCTGCTGCTCATAATGTATCCGCTTTAGAGAGAGATATTCGAATGATGCGAGAGGGTTTAGATTTTTATACAATAGACACAAATTATTTAAAGAGTACTTTAATAGCTTCACACAATAGAATGAATATTGTAGAAGGCATGAGCGTTGCTTTTTCAGACCCGAATTTGTTTGATCTGAAAGTTTACTTATATACAGATGGAGAAACTGAATTGATGAGAAGGAGTCTACGAGATGTCTCTGAAAGAGGAACAGATATTAATGATTTAAGAAAATCTCATGAAGAGCGTAGAATTCAATATGAGTTATTTATGCATCCTTATCATCGAAACTTTGATATCGTTTTAAAAAATTCCAATGAAGGTTATATACTCGAAGGAGGGAATTATGAATCTTGCAAATAG
- a CDS encoding CDP-alcohol phosphatidyltransferase family protein: MNLANRITIARILLIPIFIVLFTKYPDWKLLDPLADKLLISAALILLVSQQMLYAWVALVIVAREVIITGIRLVAASQKIVLQADQYGKIKMVSQVVAITAVMFANHPFTFFTNIPFDQILIYIALIITVYSGFNYIKNNYRSLKLERWG, encoded by the coding sequence ATGAATCTTGCAAATAGAATAACAATCGCCAGAATATTATTAATCCCTATCTTTATAGTGCTTTTCACAAAATACCCTGATTGGAAGTTACTTGATCCATTAGCGGATAAGTTACTCATATCTGCAGCGTTGATCCTACTAGTAAGTCAGCAGATGTTATACGCATGGGTTGCTTTAGTTATTGTAGCAAGGGAAGTTATCATTACAGGAATTAGACTTGTCGCTGCTTCTCAGAAAATAGTTCTGCAAGCTGATCAATACGGTAAAATTAAAATGGTATCTCAAGTAGTAGCAATTACCGCAGTTATGTTTGCAAACCACCCATTCACCTTTTTTACGAATATACCTTTCGATCAAATCCTTATCTATATTGCATTAATCATAACTGTCTATTCTGGCTTTAACTACATAAAAAATAACTATCGTTCTTTAAAATTAGAGAGATGGGGATAA
- a CDS encoding GntR family transcriptional regulator, whose product MTEEQKSGVSFNIREPVYIQVVRHFKEQIATGQIGAGDKIPSRRELASLMKINANTAQKAYKEMEEQGLIVTEGNSPSRITQDQQILSSIRAELIESAVDIFIGSIRNIQIPVEELVDIIKTKYTSERKLSPEGGDTR is encoded by the coding sequence ATGACAGAAGAACAGAAATCAGGCGTCAGCTTTAATATTCGTGAGCCGGTATATATTCAAGTTGTGCGTCATTTCAAGGAACAGATCGCCACAGGGCAGATCGGAGCGGGAGACAAAATTCCTTCACGGCGTGAATTGGCATCATTAATGAAGATTAATGCGAACACGGCGCAGAAGGCATATAAGGAAATGGAGGAACAAGGTTTGATCGTTACAGAAGGAAATTCCCCGAGTCGAATTACACAGGATCAGCAAATCCTAAGCTCGATTCGAGCTGAATTAATCGAAAGTGCAGTGGATATATTCATCGGTTCCATTCGGAATATTCAAATTCCAGTTGAAGAGCTGGTAGACATTATAAAGACAAAATATACATCCGAGCGA